In the genome of Indicator indicator isolate 239-I01 chromosome 8, UM_Iind_1.1, whole genome shotgun sequence, one region contains:
- the ERI1 gene encoding 3'-5' exoribonuclease 1 produces the protein MTREELRSKLAEFKLETRGVKDVLKKRLKNYYKKQKLMQKEPVNGDSYYDYICVVDFEATCEEGNPPEFIHEIIEFPVVLLNTHTLEIEDTFQQYVKPEINPKLSNFCISLTGITQDIVDKADKFPQVLQNVVEWMRQRELGTKYSYCMLTDGSWDMSKFLNIQCRVSRIKYPSFAKKWINIRKSYGNFYKVPRNQTKLTIMLEKLGMNYDGRPHSGLDDSKNIARIAVRMLQDGCELRVNERMHAGQLMTVSSSAPVEGAPAPQMPRCRN, from the exons ATGACCAGAGAAGAACTCAGAAGTAAACTTGCAGAGTTCAAGCTTGAAACCAG AGGAGTGAAAGATGTGCTGAAAAAGAGACTCAAAAACTATTACAAGAAACAGAAACTGATGCAGAAGGAACCCGTTAACGGAGACAGCTACTATGACTACATCTGTGTTGTCGACTTTGAAGCAACATGTGAAGAAGGAAACCCACCTGAATTCATAcatgaaataattgagtttcCTGTTGTCTTACTAAACACACATACCTTGGAAATA GAGGATACCTTTCAGCAATATGTGAAGCCAGAAATTAATCCCAAGCTTTCAAACTTCTGTATCAGTCTGACAGGAATCACCCAG GACATTGTTGATAAAGCTGATAAATTTCCTCAAGTTCTGCAGAATGTGGTAGAGTGGATGAGACAGCGAGAACTGGGAACAAAGTATAGCTATTGCATGTTGACGGACGG atcttgGGATATGAGTAAATTTTTGAACATCCAGTGCCGTGTTAGTCGTATCAAATACCCTTCTTTTGCCAAAAAGTGGATCAATATTCGCAAATCATATGGGAACTTCTATAAG GTTCCTAGGAATCAGACCAAGCTGACAATCATGCTTGAAAAGCTGGGCATGAATTATGATGGCAGACCTCACAGTGGACTTGATGACTCCAAAAACATTGCAAGGATAGCTGTAAGGATGTTGCAGGATGGCTGTGAACTGCGGGTGAATGAGAGAATGCATGCTGGACAGCTTATGACAGTCTCCTCCTCGGCTCCGGTAGAGGGAGCCCCTGCTCCACAAATGCCTCGATGCAGAAACTAA